AGTAAGGATCGCATACACATCCAGAGTATTTATCTAGGCACAAATAAAGCAGCAATCTATACTCTCCTGATGAGTATTTATCGTACTGGTACTTTGGGAGACTGATCCATTCCTTGAAGAGGGAATTGCATGTAGAATATTGGGGGTGCGGGGGCAAGCACAAATTCAAAGAGTATGAGGGGGCTTGGTGCAAAACCATCAAGTACACAATTATATGCATTGTAGACACAAATTCATGtgtatgatttaatttttattgaAACTTTAAGAAAATTAAGAGTTGGCGTAGGTTACGGAGAAAGGACCTTTGCGTTTCAAGAGGAGGAGAGCTCATATAGGTCCGAGTCGGACATCAAATTGCTTCAATTTGAATTATCCGGGGGATACCTTATATATATCAAAAAGATGTACAATCAAACTTATTTTTCGTCGGGATTCGGTAAATAAGCCACTGATTGGCATCCAAGCTTTACTAAAAAAAATAGGGGTGAGGGGCCGGAATCGCCCAATAGAGTAAAATACACTGCTAGCTGCGGCTTAGGCTTCAAAACCATATGCGGAGCTTCCACCTTATATAGAACTTGATAGTAAAAACATGAGTTGCATACAATCTGGAAATCAATTATGATGGATTAGAACAGaataaaggaaagaaatttCAACCCACAAATGAGCTTGTTATGGCGACACATTCCATAGTTACCTTTCCCTTTCTTATGTACGCATCATGATCGATCATTTTTCAGTCATGATCAGATGATTAATAAAATTGAAAGAGTGAAAGAAGTTATTGTATTCTTTGATATTGTGGTTCATTAAGTATCTGGGATAAAAGCCAGGATTCTTCTGCACAAGAATCCAGAAGAATCCCACAGGCATTTacagctgctgctgctgttgtcATATTTGGCACCAAAGGATCTATCAAGTAGATCCAGCATAGCAATGTCCGAAGTTTGAAGGATTGGAATATTTGCACGCTATCCTTTCTCGTTTTACGGCGTGTGAGTTGATTCTTTTACCATCAACAATTGGTGCTGAATTCAATTTAGTTTTTACGAAGAGCCATCCCATCACAAATACCAGGTAATATAACATCGCATAAACGACGGTCATTTCCTACATAACGTTTAACTATCATTGGGGTGGCAATTTACTCTACTTCATTAGCTATCCGGCTGAACCTAATTCTAAATAGAGCAGATTTCATCCATTGAAAGGATTTGGAATGGATGCGGATAATAATAAAACCTATTTCAGATCTGATCCGAATACATATAACAAAATTgatttatatgaaaaaaaattaagttttgTTGCTTTATCCAATCCAACGTACTCTATCTAATTTTACTTGACCCGTCCGGCCTCTAGATTCTATCTGCCCTGTTTTGTTCTAGAGCAAGTACAGGGTAGGTGCGGGTAGTGGCCTATTCGGCCGGTCGCCGTCCCCACAGGCAGATGAGTATTTAGATTCATCGTTAGAATCATGTAAATGATGCTTTGCCTGGgagcaaaaaagaaaagtgaaCAGGAAATTATGCTGCTACTCATTGTCcctttgctttaaaaattgtgGCGGTGAGCTCAGATGCAAAGTAGCCTGTGTGGTGGCCCACACACGACTCTactaatttatatattttacgaAGTAAGCTGAGCTTAATGCACCGATTGGAATCATGATCTGAACGAGCTGTTTATTTTTCAGGATGTCATACCTGGACTGCACTGCAGGAaggcgattttttttttttatatgcggTGATGCGCAGAGTGAAGATGGAGACCCTCTGTTTTGTCGTATCCGATAAATAGTGGAGGATTGTAGTATCTTTCGGACTACACATGTGTACTGAAAGATGAAAGATGAACAGGGCTGCCGACTGGGTTGCTACTTATGCTGCCCAGCACTTCGGAGAGGTTCTCTGGCCGCACTAGAGGGTCACCCCTTCTTTGCTTTGTtaatttctctctttttattcGAGAGTAATGTGAATATAGCCATacgttgtatcaaaaaaaaaatatgttgtgaTATTCTTAATTACAAGGGGCTCTCTTGCATATAGGTTTCTGATGGAAGCTTACTCTCACGGCCGACAATTTAGATGCCCACATCTAACCACCCCTTGTTCCTCATGGAACCGGCCGACACTTAAATTAAGTCGTACAAAGGAAGTGGGATGGCTTTGGTTCTTCGTCTCCATCCTTCCATTATTGTCCTCCTCGTACTTGGCTACATGCTCGATGGTCCAGAGATTGCAGCAGTAGAGGAGGAGTGGTGTAGCACGTCTAGGCTCTCCTTCAGTAGAAGAGAGGAAGCTTGGGAGATGATGAAGAAGGCAGAGAAAGGAGAGAAGAAGTGGGTGTTGGAGGTGAATAAGGGGGCATGGACTGCTGAGGAGGATCAGAAGCTGGTTGAGTATGTTAGAGCTCATGGTGATAAGAAGTGGAGAACTCTGGCTGCCAAAGCTGGTCTgatctctccccctctccctctccccctctctctctctctctctctctctctctctcccccctctccttTTGAGGCTCAGCTACATCCTTCTTTCTGCATTTCTTCATACAAGTTCAGATGGAGAGCAGTTATCCATCTACCCTTCTAGTGACTCAAGCATGCAGGTCTGAAGAAGAATGGAGAATTAGCTTTTGTAGCTCTCCTTTCTCGTATTCTCCTATTTTTTATGTCTGGTTTGGTTATTGAGAAGAGAATTAGGATTTTAACTGGGTTGTGGAGTATATCATAGAgaattaagcaacttatgagCTGTTACCTGAATCAAGGGAAACCAAGAAGTTCATAATTAATAACACTCGAGCTCGCCATCTCGCCTAGCTTTTCACCTCTATGGTGCTTTCGTCTACGAGCATTACCAGTACATTTGTAATCCAATTTCCAAACTCAAATTGGCACCTATAGTACTAGAAGAAtgttagaataattattttttttaagaaataattatttttctttatcgaTTCTGTATCAACTTATATTAGTTTTctttgttagcataattttattaCGGTGATTTTAGGAATCACATGATAACCTGTAtcacctatattatttttcatgtTTGGAGTCTATACATGAGTATATATAACTCCTTAGTTGCACTGAATATGAGTAAAGCAATAGAGAAATAAAAccacttttctctctctcctttttcttttgttttttctcttcttctccaaatATTTCAACATTAGTGAAGATGTTGGCTGTCAAAATAGTGTATTCCAATGATAATTTGGtagcccttcttttctttcggCAGGGCTGAATAGGTGTGGGAAGAGCTGCAGGCTAAGATGGCTTAATTATCTCAGGCCTGGGATAAAAAGAGGAAATATATCCCAAGATGAAGAGGATCTCATTATTCGACTCCACAACCTCTTGGGCAATAGGTAACCCTTGGCTCATTGTGCTTGTCGCTTTTCATCACATGAATTTTAGGACCTGCCACCCGTCTAAAATAGATTGAAAGGCCGTTACCGGGCCCACATGTTCCCGACACTGGGCCTGGGCCGCTGTATCACGGGTCGGGACTGGATCACAAAGATAATATAATAACATATagtatcaaaaaattaaataaataacatgATATCAAATTCATGTAGACTAGTGCATaagaatataaatataaaaatatctaaTGATAAATATGCATATTTTAGTATGGATAATAGAGAtagaaaaaaattcaaagaaCGAATGTCGAAACTCGACGAAATTGGATCGATGAGCTAATGACCTAAGTTACTGAGTTGGACTGTTTGTTTCGAGTTAGGTGTCCTTCCAAATTATTTATGAAGATAAACCATAGGATTTGCCCGCATCTAGAGGATTTCTGCTATTGTTAACTTGAATAGCTAGAAAGTTTTGGCAAGACAATTTAGAGTAACCCTTCATCTTTAGAGTTGATTTTTTTATGTAAGTTAAATTTCCTAATTTTATGTAGAACCGGTCAATATACTAGTCCTAGTTAAGAGTCCATGGGTAGTTTTCAACTTAGGTTTTATCAATAATGCTTGCTCGCGATGGCTGCCTGACTTTGTAGCTATTGATAAAAATATTGCACCCTTGGAAAGTTAATTGGAATCATGTGCATTAGGTTCGAGCTCGGGTTGGAGTATAACTGAGCTAAATTGACTCAAACCTTAGTCCGAGAATTAGCCTAAATGAAGCCACGCAAAATTCCCAAGCTCACCAAATCAACGTCCCCACAATAAAAAAAGGCCGTTAAATCATGTGAATGAATACTCTCGAAATATTTGAGCATCAAAATATGTAAAGCAAGActgtgaggacctgtgcggaCGTCTGTTTAGTTCTACATCGGCTATGCACTAAGTAGatgttggatacttatacagagcTAATTAAGAAGCTCAAATAATATATTTCGACTAGTCTTTACATTTGAAAATGGGGCATGCGTGCATGCTAAACATCTTCCCAGCTTATACTCATGTTTGAGCTGTAGATGGTCATTAATCGCTGGAAGATTGCCTGGCCGGACGGATAACGAGATAAAGAACCACTGGAACACTCACTTGAGCAGAAGGCCATTAACAATCGATGATCTAAACCTTCAGCAGCATAGGAAACATGAGGATGGTTATGGCCACTCTCACCCATCAAAAACTCCTATTGAACCAAGCCTGGGGTTCAACTCTGGGGTCTCGGAGGAGGACCGGTTTGAAGCTTGGCTCCCATATCACGATGCCGAGTTGTTCGACGCATGGGCTGACTTGTCTGGGTCTGACTTTGATGTCGAACATCTCTTCGACTTCATGTCGATGCCGGGATGAGGATGGAAGCAGTGGCAGCGAGCCGGGAGCCGAAGATTATGGCATCATGCATGGGTCAAGATAGTTACATCGACCAAGAGCTCATTAAGGATGAGCTCCACAAAGTCACCAATCAGGGATATTTGGATTTCACAGGCTGTGCGTAATCCATCAGAGTTTGTTGATTTGTACCAGTTCATTGGTTGTGAGGACTATGCATTCCATTTTCCTCATTGATGTGCATATTTCCTTTCAGTTATTTTGTCTCACAATGACTTGGTTTGAGTACTTAAAGCTGCCGTATATCATTGTGGTAATAAATTTCCAAAAAGTTGGATTGATGGcacattttgttttcttttgatgGTACATTAATTATGTTCATTCAAGATTTGTTCTTGTTctcattaaaaaagaaaagaaatctggCCCATCCTTGTTCtctgaaaagaaaattcaagtatttcctctctttcctttccaaattaattttaatcttgtACATTAGCACCTGAACTTCTAATGGCTCCCGGACTTGCATGATCTAGATACACAGTTATCTATCAGAGCAATGAGAAAGAAGTGCCTACCCCTCtacggccgccgccgccgccaccgccaGTAGTATATATAGACGTACCATACACATAAACATATAAAGACATATGTGCACGCGTatgtacatgcatacatatatgcatgtgtatatatgtatatacaagcAAGAGAGTGGCCATGGACTGACATTTCTATTCGGTGATCTAAACCTGCCTAGTTAGTCAAGAAGCATAATTTGTTAGGCTGTGAAAAGTACTAATGCGCCGAATATGCTTTCGGATTTGCGCAAACTGTTCATATCAACAACAGAAAACAAAGTTCAGATCAGAGTGAGTGATTCTATCAGGACGAGTTGCAACAATCAAGTCTAAAATCATGACACAATGTATGTCATCATGCAACTATTCAGCTGCTCATAAGCAGCAAATTAAATATCGTATATGAAATCATATTAGCAAGTCACTCTAGTCTCAGTATAAGAAAAAGAGAGTGCGAAATGCGAATCAAATCAACTCCACATATAGTCTCATATATAGACTGGGTGCACGAGAGCTAAATCTAAATTCTTGTTTGCCTGGCTTCGGGCTTAAAGAATCTGAAGTCTGCCCAAGTTTTCTCGTCCATCTCCATCAGAGCAATAAAGGATAGGCTGCGAGGCCTTATCtctacaaatattttaacagTTCATAGACATATTGGGCCTCCTAAGTGTTTAGGTCCCTATGCCCAGATGGTACTTTAACTCTTTATTCTGATTGCTCGAAGCATGGACCCAGAGGTCTGACTGGCAGAAGAAGCGTGCAACTCATTGCAGCAGAGGGTCCCCCACCATCTATCAAAGTAAGACTCTCGATCGCTGCCTCTTCTGAGGCATCAGCCAGACCTCTGCGTTTCTTGTGCCAGGCCTGGAACAGTAGCCAGCATCGAAAAGCTACGTATCGAGGGGCCACACCCAAGGTTTTCATGGCATATGGGACCATGCCTCCGATTGCCTGAGGGCCCAGTCTAATATCCGAGCATCAAAGACCTCATCGTTGGATGATTTCGTTGCCTTCTCCATGCTGCTTCTTctccttggttccttcgctgcCTCTTCTCAGCCGATCAGGCCGGAAAtctccatgcatgcatgcatgcatgcattagTTTGGCCTGCATGAAGAGTTTCTGCATTGTTTTGATGCTGATGAATCTCTCAAGACGAGTTCGCCCAGAGAAGAATGTTTAACATACACAGTTCTGGACTCTCTTCAGTTGGTCATGGACTTGAGAAGGTGATTTAACTATGATATGCACAAATATGTCTTTAGAATATATATGATGGAGAAGGCCAAAACTATGACATGTTAGACCATAGCATAATAAAGTTTTAGGTGAAAAAATAGTATTAGTATCCTTCTTTTCTCTACAGAATCTGCCCTATCTATTAATTGCCTCCTTAACTTTTCATATCCACTGTCACGAGCTTCCATGGATACACCATATATAATAAATGATAAACTTTttattgttgttattattatgATCCGAAAATGTCAATGTAAATGCTCATCTTTCTGTAGAGTAATAACTGTTATGCTTCATACGTAAAGCATTCATGACAAGCATAccagcattataaaaactttgCCGCCTGGCATTCTTGGATGTCTTGAAATTGGTGCAAGTGACCGTTAGTATTATAATGAGTGCAATTTAAACAATGGCCCACTGGCTCTTCTTCCCTCAGCATTGCTCTTAAGCCCATAGAAATGTGTAAAAATTTGGCTCGCTCGGATCAAGTAAAAACAAATCCAGATGAGTAACATTTAGTCAAACTAATCATGCTTCACTTTCAAAAGCTCATGTCATGTCCCAAATTTTTTTACGCCAATAGTAAcagtaaaagaaaaataacagagAGGGgaacagaattttttttttttgtttgtttttttgttaTGGGGTTGTGGACTATCCCTTTCTTGGATGAGAAGTTGGGGACGTCCTTTCTTTAGGGAAAGGCTGAGCCCTCCTGATCTCGCCACGTGGCAAAGTGATCGGGAGGGATCGCACTTTCGACGACGCTTTCTCAACAAAACTTCGATTTGTCCCACCGTTCAAAGCCTCGCCTGCCACCCGATAAAGCGAAAGAACCGCCGCCACCGGCCACTACCGGTAAACTCCGTCGTGCCCCACTGTCGATCGCCGGTTGCGTGCCGTGAAAGCCTGCCGTCCGTACGGCATCTTGACGTCCCTCGCTGACCGTTCCATCTGTAACGGGATGTGTGTTAAATTATAAAACATATGTTTATAACAAGAAATATTAACTTTtgtactaaaattatatataatatggATAGTTATTGTTTTAcgtattaaaacaaaaaaaaaagagggaaaggaGACGTTGGTTTCGAATCTCTCTGATCCACGTCGGGATTGCGAATAATATAACAATTCATCATCCAGTTCGAGGAATAGCTTTTTTTCTATTGATTAATTCCCATCAGTGGAGGGTCCTGTGGGATAAGACTTTGAATCATAGAAAACCAGAGGCACTAAAATAGTGAATGTTAATTTGCTATTGTTATGATAATAATTCTTGTTTTACTTTTACATAACTTTAAATAGATGTGGGCAATAATTCTTgtaattcaaaaataattttgatagTGGCATTATACGGAACTTTTACAAATGTTATCGGATCGAATCTAGCTTACGaatctattagagttgatcaCGAACACCAAagtttaaacaaaaaaatatgtGAGGATCTATGTAAATGTGTGTTTAagtttattatattaataagcTTCATGTCCTCTTTGACCATAAAAAATGCACTAAAATATGTCATGCATGAtgtaaaagtaaaaataaattatCCGAATCAATAATAATGAAGGAGGAAGAATTTGAACTTTTGGATTGTTGTTAACAATGAAAAAACTCTAGTTATCGAGGTTTGATCAGATGGGAGAGACATAAAGAAGTAAAATGTGAGATGGAAAAGGTAACATTGAAAACATATACAGTTAGGGCACTCCTTCATAAAAACATTTAGAAAGCTCATGTTATATATTAGAATGGATGAGTTCTCATACCTCTTTAGCTATACaaccataaaaaatatttagatgACTTAGCAAAAGTTACTCAATCATAATAAGTTATCATATGCTCATTTTGCAGATGGACAAGTTTCAATTATAAGAACTGCAACGATTTTTTTAGAAACACCTAGAAAGGCAAACacacatcatcatatctatacGAGAATAGAGGATTTAGAACCATGGACTAAGACATAAAGTAATGCGCACTATAGCAAGCAAATCAAAGAATTCAAGAATGTTTGAAGCTTTTCTAGATATGGGGGCTATAATATAACAAGAGGTATGATGTTTGTTTGACATCATTTCTTGCTCTAAAAGTACCGCTCGAGGAGCCAAGAAGCTAATTCCTATGATTGTCTATTTATCGGCTGCCACAACGAAACATCAATAAAGTACCTATTAAGAGGTTGCACACAGTATTCATATTGAAAATTACGTTGAAGGATGACCCTCCTTCGAAAATACCTTCTGAattattttttgaagaaaagagCTCAGTATTTCATCATGAATTAGTGAAtctgtatgcatgcatgtatttaTATAACTTTTTATATACAACCTAATAGTTGCAACCGAGCccccattaaaaagaaaaaaaaaaactcgggGCAACCAATGAAGGCTTATAGTAGTTTTAGTTGTTTATCTTATCTTACTACTATCACTTAAACTGCAGGATAGAACTATGTCGTCTTGATTTGGATTATAGTTTTGCAGCCTTTCACTTGCATTACAGCTGATAAAGTCTAGTTACAGCAAAATTATTTAGATACAATTATTCGGTCCGTGAATCCGGTTGCTTTATTCCATTAGACATGTATCCATacatttatttatataaaacgGTGTGGTAACCATGATAACTTGGAAGACCGTTCCCGTATCGCACCAATCAGGTCCTGTCACGTCAGATGGTGAAGCACAGCGTACTTTCGCTCGATCGAGGagttcaggaaaaaaaaaaggagcgaATTTATTACTAGAATATATAGCGGATCAGAACCGTCCAAGATCTGGGGATTAGACAATTCAGGGTCAAAAGAAACCAATGTCAAATCccatttgcttttccttaagctATTTAATGCCGTCCAGACAATAAATCGCAGCCGTCCAAACGTTTTGTCTTCTCTCGTCAATCCCCGCCGATTGATTTAAATCGAGCACGTACACACCGCCGTACTGCTGCTTACTGCTGCACGCCCCTTGCAGAATCCACCGATCAAACGGCCGGAATCCACCGACGGCCGTCTTGGGCACGTGCACGCCCCATTCCGTTAGCGTACCGGAAGGATGGACGATATGGAGATGGAATGGCATTCCGGTCATTAATTCGAATGTGGTGGGTGATTTGGAGGAAGGTTTTCGGGCTTTTAGGGCGGATGCCAGTTGGCGGTAAGGATAACGGCCGTTAACGGGGCCTATTAATAGGGGTCGGGAGGGGGGAGCAGCTGGGGTGAGGGCTGGGGTGATTTATTTGGCCTTCAGGGAAAACGGGGGCCGGATTGTTACCGTTTCTGGACTTAAAAAATCTCGGTAACCCGCCGAATTATCGCCGCCGTATCGCCGGCATTCTGATTCTCCGGCCCGAGCCGCCGATATCTTCGCGTCTCGAGCTCGCTTTCTACTGCAAGTTTTAGGTATAaatagaaagagagggagagacagaaagagagagagagagagagagctgtgCGCGTGGGTGAGGGTTTCTTCTTTTGTCTCTTGGCGTCCCTTGAagcggagggagggagggagggagagatcgCCGGTAACATCTCCTTGGGGGTTTCTGCTGGCGATTCGAGCAGTTGAGGTCGAAGAAGGTGAGAAAAATTTGAATTCGACCGCTTTTTTTCGATTATGTTTCGGTAATTTCTGGGTTTCTTGAGTAAATTTTGATCGCATTTCTTTCTTCGAAAAAAGAAATTATCTCGTGTTTGTTTGCATGCGATGAGTTCGTTTTGTTTCGAATTTTGTGTTCTCCGTTCAGATTAATTCtctctttatcttttttttttccctcagcAGCGATCACGAGATCTTCAAACAAGAATCCATCAGAGGACAAAGAATCGGGCAATCGATTCCATCACATAGAAAAGAAATCGAGCAAGAAAAGCCCATCGAAGTCATTCGAAACATCATCCAAGGCCTCGGTATGAACATTTGCTTTccgtttaccttttttttttaaaaaataaataaatattcttTGCCTTCCTCTCGttctcaaaaaggaggagagagaaaagaacgGAGCAGAGCCTGTGCTCCTCTGCATTAAAATTCTTTCTCCTGCTATAAAATTCCCTTTctctccacctctctctctttcctctgcGAGGCTCTGCCGTCTGCCATTGGCCCATTTCATCAAACAGGCTCGCTGCAGAGCAGACAGGCAGCTCTTCGTAGCTGAGGGAGCCTCACCCCCGTCCTATCCCAAAGGAGAGATTCCAATccaccctctcctctcctctcctctctctctctctctctctctctatgtacCACAGTTGACGGAGAAGGCTCGCCTCACATCACCTCGAGGTTCGTGTAAGAATTACTACTAGTCTCTTACTAATCCTATCAGaagcttcccccccccccccttcggCCGATTTCTACTCGTTTTTTATTTGCATTTACGACGGGGACTGATTTTAAAGTAGCTGTGTCGCATTTTTCATTGAATGCCTTCTGATATGTTGTGAATAAAGAATTCGCGCGCTCCGAAAGTAGCGAATTCTGGAAAGGATGGATTGTTTGCATCTCGGGATGGGGAGCCAATCGCTGCTGCGGTCGCGCGCTTCGGAGTTTGATTTGCTTGTTTTTTCTTTCCCGTTTCCCCGTGCTCGTCGCCACCGCGTCCTTGCTTCCCTCGGTACGCGTGCGTTCCGTTTCCGGGTTCTCCTCTCGTTTCCCCATGTGGGAACTGGAGACGGGCGTTATACCTAGTTGTACCGGTAAGCTGCTATTGTTCTCGTTATCCATTCTCCCCTGTACGTGTTATCCGGAAGTCGGATTACCGATGGCCGAATGTCTTGGCACCAGAATGACCAAATTgccctctcctctttcttctttttttttttcctgtgtatttttttttccgtCGACTTTTATTTTTTCAGTATATTATCTGTGCCTAATTTTAGCCATGACTGAAATGAtgcttttaaattaaaattttatgtaCTGGTTGATTTTTATATAATCTATATAATTCATATTagtttttgtatttgtttaCCATAAAAAAATGGAAATGGCAAAAGTTGTATCTATTTATTGGGGGTTATTCTGATAGCTTTGTGCTAGAAATAACTTTTTATAGAGTGACCATGAAATAGTTGCATCGCATGCAAACAAGTTTGACTGACTGCTACAACTATTCCATGCATCCTTGTACATGTTTTCTAGAATCTGTTCAGGGTGTGAGAGGCTCCTATTCCAAACCTTACACCTGCTCTATTTCCCAACCACATATGGCCTCATTTCTTTGTGGATCAAGCTCTTGGATTGGGAAATAATAGCGTCTGCTTTTATTAAAATGATAAATGAATTATGATTTCGGAATGCTTCTGCTGGGTGGTGTGGTGGTGGGGGTTGTAATGACGAATAACACCACATCAGTTGCAGCCAAGCAATCCCTTTTCTAAGATAGCCTAGCCTTTTAAGAAGGGCAATATATAAAGTGAATCAATTTGACATGCAGGGGTAGAATCGGAAGAGCATTGTTGCTGCCGGAGAGATGCTGGCCTGCATCGCTTGTTCGAAGCACGAGCTCGAAGATGGCGCTGAAGACACTGCGCGTGCTGGGACCCCAAGTACCAAAGACGCCGTCAAAAGCCTGACCTCCCAGGTAACTCGCCACccactgctctctctctctctcctgctcttcttttctttgtatccaTACGTACGCAGCTACCATTTAGCGGTCTTTGTGGCTACTAGATTATACGTAGAGAAAGAAACGTTTTctgggactttggattcaaagtgGCGTGATGGGAGAGGGTAAACCCGAAGGTGGTGTAAAAGACCCACCTGACTATTTTTACTGCGCCACCCCCAAAGCTGCCCCATAGCTAGTCCGGtgttaaaaaaaacaaagaaaacatCTAAAAGGAGATTGCCAGCGGTAACtattttgctttattttttcttttccttttttgggtCCAACCCGCTGAATAGCGAGTGGTGACTCAAAGCTGCCCCGCCACCAGACCAATGGTTAAAAAACGTCCCCAGAAAGAGATAGACAGTAGTAATTATACTGCTTTCTTTTAAGCCACTGACTGAGCTGCCCGTTTTACTGCACCCCAGAGCTGCC
Above is a genomic segment from Phoenix dactylifera cultivar Barhee BC4 chromosome 2, palm_55x_up_171113_PBpolish2nd_filt_p, whole genome shotgun sequence containing:
- the LOC103714507 gene encoding transcription factor MYB4-like: MALVLRLHPSIIVLLVLGYMLDGPEIAAVEEEWCSTSRLSFSRREEAWEMMKKAEKGEKKWVLEVNKGAWTAEEDQKLVEYVRAHGDKKWRTLAAKAGLNRCGKSCRLRWLNYLRPGIKRGNISQDEEDLIIRLHNLLGNRWSLIAGRLPGRTDNEIKNHWNTHLSRRPLTIDDLNLQQHRKHEDGYGHSHPSKTPIEPSLGFNSGVSEEDRFEAWLPYHDAELFDAWADLSGSDFDVEHLFDFMSMPG